The DNA sequence TCatttaaatgcttttgaaaaaattttctaaaaaaattaatgcgtgttggccaatgattggagcaggagcgattTCACTACGCAGATCATCCTCAGTTTGTGATTGACACTGCTGTGCGTaagctccgattctgaggccatagtcctTCAAATTTGTTGGGCTAACTACACTGATGTGTATTGCTGGTTATTAGCAGTATTTAGGTTTGCTTTCTACTGCATTCTTATCTATTGTCATATTTGTGTTTCTCTGTGTCTGGGGAAATGCCAGAGACACAATACTCCCTCTAAGCATTGATCAGGTGAATGCAAATTTTTCTCTCATAtgagcgacaagttctaaaaattTTTTGTATGAGCAAAAAGTTCTAAAAACCATCACCTTTTCCAAATTTGCAAATATTTTTGCAAgagaccatgtaaaatctgtgagcaacACTCTTAAAATGTATGAGCAATTTTTCACGtgctcagtttagagggaacataggagACAACCCCTGCCCAGCTGGCTTGACCTGCAATTCAGATCTTTCACAGGTACACCTCCACACTCTTTAAAGAGAGGTCTTTGCATGGTGTGTTAAGACTGGAGATGCCCAGTGCTGGGATAGGGCTCCCTACTTCCCTCTAGTTAGGTGCTCTAATCACATCCTGGCCCTTTCCTCCAATTACTCACCCCTGCAGCAATGCCAGCACCATCTCGTCCCCTGATTACCACTATCAATGAGGTGATGAGGAACAGCAGAGATCCAATAGCTGCTCTAAGGAAGTCCTATGTCAAAGAGAAGAGGGAGAATTTATTTGCACGAGCACAGTGTGATTACATATGTACTGTACATACATTTCCCCAAATTAAGATTGGCAGCTCGCCTGAAAAGACTAAAACAGGCCTGGTTTTGCTCTGCTAAATGCAGGAAGCTATACTTTTGACTGTTCCACTTATTTCCCTTATCCGGTCTAATGCTACGCAAGGAAAAGGCTAAAGCCAGGCCTGGAGCAGCCTATTTGGTTAGCTTTAGGTGAGCTGGCAATAAAAACCCTCTCTACAGCCCACCGAGTACTTACTGTCCAGGGCCAGTGAATGAAACTTAAGTCCTTGTTAAGCTGACGCATGAAGATGATGAAGATGATGATGGCGAAGATCATTTCACAGATGGCCAGCGCGAGGTACCCAGGATCACGGGAGGCAGCATAACAGATCAGGACAATTATACAGAGGACCtatgaggaaggagggagaagaaggtagtgtatatgtgtatatttCATTTCCTGCACATCTTTACCCACAGTGCCCATATTCCACAGTATCTCCACAGAAATCaaagctgcaatttttttttggggtggggggaagagggtgggtTGTGTAGGGGATAGTTATCGATATTAAGAATGTGAGAtggtttgttgttttgttacaacaGTTTTCAACTTATAAATACTGGTTTATGTGGTCAGTGTTTTTGTCCTTGCTGGGATATTCAAATCTGTTGTAACACTAAGCTTTACTTTAGTTTTTAGTGTGCGTTTTATAATTATTGTCCTTATTGTTctatttattatattttgataaaattaagaagaaaaaagaaaaattgaaacCACAGTTCCCACAGACAGCCGCTGTGACTGAACCTAGAGGGGGTTGTGTTACAACATGATCAAAGTAACAGGGCAGGCAATGTGTAAGCCTGCTGCTTTCGCCACAAGTGGGCAGGTCCTTGGGCACAAAGGAAGCCGCAGAAAGCACATCTGGCAGACAGCAGCATGCTATAAATACCAGGTTTGGGTAGTGGTTGACAAAGCAGCCCTGTATTGGCAGGAGTTTGTAAGGAGCAGGCCTGAGCTATCCCTCGGTTATCATAGCAACAGCAATACACACAGCAAGCACTGAGCCACCTCTTAAAGAAACAAGAGGACCTAGAAGGGGCAGCTTGAAAAGGCTCCGTTGAGGGAAGAGATTGAGGAGTTTTCAGCACTGGCCCTCCAGGAAAAGAGAGCTGTCTGtggcctaaaaaaaaaaccacagaagAGTTTTCTTGCTGGAAAGCTAATACTGGCAGCTAGGATAGCCAACTTTTAAACACTTGATATAGGAATTCGGGGAGCATGCCCGTGCCCTAAAGAGCAGTTTTCTGCGTTAGGGGAACAAGCAGTTAGAAGCCAGTGTGCCCTTTCAATAGGAGGTCTACATCTGTGTCCCTCTACCTGTTCTCATTCCTGGTATTCCACATTGGCAGAGCTGGGAAGCAGTGGAGAGGGCTTGTTAAAATGCCGAGTGACCCAGTTCAAAGAAGGCGGCTTTTAGTTTGTATTGTCTTTTGAACTTGCCATAATGTCCTGTGCTATCATTTGAAATGAATGCAATTAAAAGTCCTATAATAAAGCAGGTTGGAGCCGACAAATATCCAGGGCTGGCCTAAAACTTgcccgattcaaatcaatttgttttctttaaaaaaaaaaaaatagggcttACCGATTCAGTAACCAACCCTCCTCGCTGCATAACTTccggcctcctaaagcaggaatgGCTGCGCTCTGGCAGCGAAAAGCCTGTCCTAAGTGCTGTCTCTTGCTGGCCATCTACTGCCGCTGtgctcctgctttagaaggcCCGATGTCAGAGCTCAcggtgaggggtggggggaggggagggaggagttcGGTCGGGAAGTGCTACATAGAAGCATAGGCACCAGCGCTGTGGGTGCCCCAGCACCCTCAATATTTTGGGGACTTCTCACGACACATTGCCCTCAACCCTGAGGCTTTAGGGGGCTCCCCGAAGTCCAACATGTTTTCCCTTTCTCTATACCGTCATTCCCCTGGcctcactttaaaaactaattacagcctgcagaggattgccggagCTGTAACaattctagcaggctgccgtcagcctatgctgcacgttccctctgctgtggtccatCCCAGACCAGAACAGTACgtcacatcagaggaggggcgggactgcagtaGAGGGAACATgtggcagaggctgcaaacatgTCAAAATCGCTAAAGCGCCGGCGATTCTCTGCAGGCCTTAATTAGTTTTAAAGTGAGACTGAGAGGCCAGGGGACAGCGgtgaagagaagggggaaactTGCCAGCTTTCAGGGGGACCCCtggtgtagctattagaagtacatggagggagggaaaggatccAAAGAGAGGGTCATTTGCCGTTCTGAGGGTGGGAGGAAGGTgaaagggaagaaataatgggtctgaaaacagaggagagagatggtgaacaatgggatggagggaggggcaatagagatactggataggagggtagttgggaagagaataaggagagatgctggattctggagtggtggggaaggagggagaaatgctggatgaaaagggtagttaagaaaaggagagatggtggatttcGGGATGGTTGGATCCATCGCTGCAGCCGCTCTTTCATTCTTCAGGCAGCGTGAGTGAAATAAACACACTGCCTTCCAcagctggaagctttccctctgctactgcttcctggtcCTATTTAGGCgcaaagcagtagcagagagaaagcgtCACCCACGCTGTCATTGACCTGAAGAACAAAAGTGTACTGCCTTATCAGATCTCATGGAGGAGAGGAAcgcaaggggggagggaatggtcattagagaaatgctggactgcgggGGATTGGAgaccagagaatgacatggtgacaaaattcttcCCATCCtcgcggataactgcaggaaaatatctacatgtcattctttaacgagagagggaagaatcagaatatgaatgggcacaaccactgaccctcaagccttgcattgaagaatgctggtgtagaaggactgaggttgagatagacactaaagaatggtttcccgcggttatccgcagggacagaaacggtgatgaattttgttaccatgtcattttctaatggagacacaaaaaaggaaagatgccagacttctgggagagggaagggaaatggaaggggaggacagaaatggaagatgattgataagcacggagaaagaagaaaacgtcaaatgggcaggagaccctggcaagcgagttaacagGAGACagtaaccagagcctgggaccaacatgatttgaataatgaccagacaacaaaaggtagaaaaaataattttattttctggttttgtgattacaatatgtcagatttgaaatgtgtatcctgccagagctggtgctaGACAGCGAGcctgagctaggacctaacagaggtcctgtttgttttgtttataccacaacGCCAGCATATGGGCAGAAGAGGGCATAGGGGGTGGggtggctacaaaataaacctgccaggacagttgaaaaaaaccccaaaacccccaaTTAGGTAGGAAAAGCAAATCGAaaaaggacattgtactacttgaaaaggtccagagaagagcgactaaaatggttaagggggctGGAGGAGTGCAGATTAGAGTGCCATACAGtgcgagattagagaaactgggcctcttctcccttgaaaagaggagacagaggggacatgatcaaaacattcaagataatgaagggaatagacttagtagataaagacagattgttcaccctctccaaggtagagagaacgagagggcactctctaaagcagggatgtcaaagtccctcctcgagggccgcaatccagttgggttttcaggatttccccaatgaatacatatgagatctattagcatacaatgaaagcagtgcatgcaaatagatttcatgcatattcattggggaaatcctgaaaatctgactggattgcggccctcgagggagggactttgacacccctgctttaaagttaaaaggggattgattccatgcaaacgtaaggaagttcttcttcacccagagagtggtagaaatctggaacgctcttccggaggctgttatagtggaaaacaccctccagggattcaagacaaagttagacaagttcctgctgaaccaaaacgtatgcaggtaaggctagactcaattagggcactagtctttgacgtaaaggccaccgcgggagcggactgctgggcaagacggaccactggtctgaccaagcagtggcaattcttatgtttttaattgattcaataggctgaatcaaattgaaaaatatttccctgaattgggcagcactacccaGAACCAAGTCGCTCAGCAGCTCTGGGCCTCCCATGTAACAGCTTCTAGTCTACATGTTATTTCTCATATGTCTGCCAGATACAGCATCAAGACTCCAAGGCCAGCCCAAGGCCGACACCTCAAGTGAATCTTTGGCCctgctcctcctcccctcccccaccagtgaGTGGCTTAAAagttcttcccccacccccacagcctcTTCCATTACCTGCTTCCCTATACACAACGTCCAGCACCTCCATTTCTGTTATCTCCCCTCCAAGGTATCCAATGCCTTTCTCCTTCCCACCCTGAGGTGCGCTACATTCTTATGTCCTCTCCCACTCCCAAAAGAAGAGCTCTGTGCTTCCCATTCTCTCTCAGTGGCTTCCTTTCTCTAACCCATCCAGGGTAATACCAGTGAGTAGTCAGCACatcagggccttgagcatctgctcaTACTGAAGACCTACCAAATCTCACCCCCTTTTAAACCTCCGGTTTCAGAGAGGACAGGACTCATCAGTCCTTGAATATACAGGATGCCCAAGGTCCCACGCCAGCAGCAATGAATTTTGTAAACTCACTGACTGCTGCCCCCCTCCCAAATCATTCTaccctaggcagttgcctagccACAGGGCCAGCCCTACTGACCTCTGCCAGGATCTAGTCCCCAACTGATGTGCAGCTAGGCAAATGCATGAGTTCTTACAAAACAAAAATACTCCTGCAcatctggtctctctctctctctttctgtcactCAGTCCAGATTCAAGCTGCATGCTTTTGCCATTTCAGTCCACTTAAAAGGGCAACAGAAGCAAGAAGGTCTTGCCTACAGCTTACTGGAGTAACTTAATACATTTGTGGTTAGTTTTCAAGATCCTCTCATTCATTAGGAGGGTACAGAAAGGAGGGGAAATACTGTATGAATATACAAATCAGTTTACAGTACAGTGGTGGTTTTCAAAGCAGCAAAGAGCTCCAGAGTAAAAGGTGAGGGGAGGAAGGAGTGATGCATTTTCAGAGAAAGCTCAAGGGACTAAGCAGTGGAAAATACAGAAAAAGAGATGACAAAAATATCTAGTATGCTGGAGGGATTTTCCCAGGTTAGGGGTGTATAGAGCAAAATATTTAGTACAGAGAGGCTTCTGTCTGGCAATGGATGAAGAAAGCATCTCAAAgtgctgtgggggggggagggatgagtTGAGGCAGAAAGCTTACATTAGAGACATGCACCAATACTTAGCAACCTGCTTCTTAATACAAGAGTAAAGCCAAAATGTTGTGCTTCCCAATGCAGTAACCAAGTAGTATACAAACAGGCCTTGTACAAAATGGCGGTGGCAACTCTATAAAGAATGCTAAAAATTAGGTGCCCCAAATGTGCACTAAGAACGaatactattctataatggcatctgggcacccagattccattatagaatagagcCTAAGTTGGCATTTGGATGCCAATGTTTGGGCACCAACACTTACACCATATAAAAGGCAGGTGTACATGTTAGTGTCTAAATGTTGGCACAGAAGTGCGCAATTTACAGTATCTTAGAAGAGTGTGACTTTCATCTGCCACCTATGTGCGAGTATGCCACATTTGTATGAGATCCTGCAGCCAGCCTGCTAGCCACCACATCAAACCAAGCACCAAGACGACCAtcttcactttaaaaaaaaacttccctACAGCCAGCATCTGAGCCCGGAGGACGTGAAATTCAGAGTGAAGCAGGGACTGGAGAGGCGGATTCTTTTGTGGAGCCATCGGTGATTGATAAGGAAGCGATCTGGAGTGCCTTGGAATCTTTGCATAAGGTATGCTCCCAGTTTATTTCCTCAGTTCAAAATTCTAATACTCAATTTAAAACCTTTGATGAGAAATTCCAACACCAGTCTATTAGAATggacaaattagaaaaaattgTGGCAGATGTTAAAGTATCTACTAATTTACACCTGAAAGAAAAAGTTTTGCTCACTAGGAAAATAGAAAACTTGAAGAATGCAAACAGGAATTTGAATTTGAGACTCTTAAATTTCCCTGTCTCCAAATTTCAGTCACCTAGAGatttattttattccttttagaaatcagttttgaaatttccagaaaataaCATGCCACCGTTACAAAGGATATATTACCTTAATCTTCCAAAAGTGCGTGAAGAAAAAGGAGGAACATCACCaggagaattggatctcactggtatgttAGAGACATCTCAAGAGGAAATTTCCCTTAGAGCTACCTTACtggtaacttttgtctttcttcaagataaggaTGCAATTCTTCGTCTATTTTATAGGACTGATAATGTAGAATTTCACAGATTCAAAATgtcaatatttcctgatgtagcGAAATGAACGCAAGCCAGACATAAGAAATTTCTGGCTTATCATCAGTTAACTTTGAATTTGGGAGCAACCTTTCAgttacgtttcccatgtaaatgctGCATTACAAATCAgaataatagatatattttttatgaacctgatcagttaCAATTTTGTCTTGAGGGTAAAGCAACTACAAGAGGCCCAGAGACTTCCATGGAATCTCCTAACCAGGCTAATAATTGATTCCAGCTGTACTCTGTAATTTGATTAATTTAGTTATTTCTTGAAGTCCAACTTCCCTTGGAATTTGCTtgattccctctctctccttaatGTGGACTAGTTACTAGTGGACTAGTTACTAGTTAATGTGGACTCATGGTTACTAGTGTGGAATTATCTTATaattttattttggggttttcttCTTAAATTGATGTATTTCCTTCCAAGTATTGTTTATTCAACttgtaaaagaatataaataaataaataaaaactcccAGAGAAAACCTACTGCTGTACAAGAAGAAAGGGGATGTCACTTGTAGCATACAACCCAgaactaggaaaaaaaaaaaaaattacagaaagatTGTGAAAGACCTACCACTGAAGAATGAATCACTGGAAAATAAATAATTCCTCACCCATCCAGTTCTAGCTTTCTAGCAACCACCTaatctgaaagaaaaatgagtaaaAAGCAACCTTCAGATGAAgccgaggggaaaaaaaaaatgaagatggAACAAAACCGTGCAAGATGCCATGTTGCAAGCAGTGCCAGGTCGTATTACTGTAAGAACCAAGGAGTAGGGCCTATCCATTAGGTGTCTCTGTATATCTGGTATGCACCATGCAAATCCTGATAAATCAGGACTCCACAGCTCTCCATACAAGAAACAAACAAGTTGCAAAGTGCATACTAGTAAGTGTTGCACAGAAGTATGAGCCTTTTGCTTAGCAGGATTATCTCCACTTTTCTTTGCTTCCTCCCCGTACTTGCCCACCCCCTTACTACTCTCCTCCCATTCAGCATTCCCAttgtttctccctccctctccttgtGCCTCCACCTCCACGCACTCTGATGCCAGATGTTTCTTGAGCTGCCCGGACTTCCTCTTCAACATGGGCTGCAGGCACGGGGAAGGGGTGCCAGCTGTGCCTAGACACCCAGTTTTCTTTTTGTCTCACTGTACAAGCTCTCCATCTACAGCCAAAAGATGGAGTCACGTGTCTAAGGGATTGAGAGCCTCACCTGCACTCTTCACTTTGGCAGCATAAAGTTTTAGTTTCAGAAGCCACATACACCCTTTTAAATGTAAGGCTCAATGCAGTCAAAACAAATTGACCCTCGCCAACAGGCATTATCACTGGAGCAAAATGCTTCTAAAACGCTTaaaaggggcataatcaaaacatacatctctAAGTCTGATTTTGGCAAATGGTACTAGACGCCCAAAATCTGCAATGGGAaagtgtccattttcaaaaaatacgtctacaataaatttttttttcctcaaaaattgtctatctggatgtccaggctattgttcttccagaccaccaggatgtctatgtttataccacattttcgagcATTCATTATCTATTTCACTTGGTTAATGATGAAGGCGCCATTAAATCTTTTGCTCAGTTGCGAGCTGAATTTGATCTCCCTGCTACTGActattttgcttacatgcaaatccatcattatatctcttccttaccttctagctCCTTGAAGGCCGCTTGTCATGAGACTTTGTCCACGGCCTTTACCCTTGGTTCTCAACAATCGGTCCCTCTCAAGTTTCATCACCGCCACTTGaaggatgaatgccctttgtttgaccattctaagctgcgagatgcttggtccggtgatcttgctgttgatttgcCTTCTGATGTCCTTCTTCAGGCTGTCCGGCGACTGCCTGCTTTTCGTAAATacactaccttttgggagcaacattttaaattgatttttcgtttatatgttTCTCCTAGAAGGGCTTATTTGGCTCACTTCCGTCCCCATGCAGCCTGTCTTCGTTGTCAGGCTCCGGAAGCCAGCTTAGGccacatgttctggacttgtcctcAGATACAACTTTTTTGGACTGCTGTATTTGCTTTTGTGGAGTCTATTTGGCATGTTACTGTTCGCAGttcccctttgcttttatttgggactgttcctcactactttccacgtttcaagggagttgcagctttcctcaagtggtcta is a window from the Geotrypetes seraphini chromosome 1, aGeoSer1.1, whole genome shotgun sequence genome containing:
- the PLP2 gene encoding proteolipid protein 2; the encoded protein is MSESAARAETPGYMESFQNYVRTRKGTILLVEIVLCIIVLICYAASRDPGYLALAICEMIFAIIIFIIFMRQLNKDLSFIHWPWTDFLRAAIGSLLFLITSLIVVIRGRDGAGIAAGVFGILTGILFAYDAYTTIPALRSKHTQAATEPSDGV